The DNA sequence TTACCTCGTCTAGCTTTCTCTTGGCAGCCATCTTTTTCCTGCGGTCCCTCTTGCTGGACTGTTTGGACCAGGCCTTGTTCTTAGCGAAGCTCCTCTTCCCCGGCGCCgaggcctccctctctctcagcgccAGCAGGGCCTTCTGCCGCTGCTTCTCCCTGTTCTTGTCCTTGAATCGGATGGAGTCCGTGTCCACTGCCTCCTGTGCGAAGTCGGGGAAGGTCTTGCCCCGCAACTCGGGCATTTTGGGCATCCGGAGAAGGGCGAAGCCGCGGGCCAGAGCTGCGAAATCCAAATCTGCTCGACACGGGTCAGAGCCAGTCAGAACCAGTCAGAACAGGCGGGCTCAGCGTCTCCTTTActttctgtgacatcattcacATCATTCTGCTCCAGTGTATTCAGCTCATCAAAGCAGCAGCAACTGCAGATGAGTTTAATGCTCTTAAGAGTCAGAAGCGGATAAAAAGTGTGACTAGATCGACTGCAGTTGCTGTCAGCCAAAGTAAACCTTTTCCTCTAACCTGACCACATATCCAGTAATGAATGAAGTGCTAAGAGGGGCTAGAATTAATTCCTAACCACTGGAAAGTTTTTCTATGAAATGCTTGTGAGGGGGTAGGGTAAATCTAAAGATCAATTTCAAAGTTAAACTTTACACTGTAAACCGATACCGCATTTACAGTATGTGCCACACCCTGGTTACCATCACTGATTCTTGGGATTCGCCAAACACTCAGTGCCATATTCCTGTCATACCAAGTTCTGGATCCCTTTGAATCAGAAACATTTGGATGCCCTATGTATATGCATGAAGGGGCGTGGTCGAGAGCGAATAGTAGTAGAACCTCCTGCAGTTATGTTAAGAAGCAGAGAAGGTGGAAGGACCCCCGAGTACCTGGCGAATCTGCGGAAATCTGCGCTGTCGCTTTTAGGGCGATGTCCATTTGGGAAGCTCACCTTTGACCCGGAAGATGAGGCTGCACTCGTGCTTGGCGTAACCCTGGACGTAGGAGACGAAGGCCCTCATGCCCTTCTCGAAAACGGCGCGGTCCCGCAGCGACAGGGCCTTCACCTTGGACAGGACGTCCACCACGTCTTTCACCGGGGGCATGCGCTGCAGGGGACACTGGGAGAAACCGGCAGTGGAGCATTACGTCGTTTTACCGAGGAGAGACCGCACATTTAACCAGGGTAATTACGTCAGAAGACACTGGGCATCCCAGAGGAGTGAAGACACTCTCCACACATTTCCACACATCTGTGGCTTGTATTATTGCTATAGTATATGAGATGGCTTTGGTATGTAGAACAGCTCGTATTTGACCCGTTCATAACATCTTATACACAGCATCACATCTCGATTCCAAAAAACGTGATCCATAGactagtttttaaaaaaaataaaaaaaactaatctagACTAGGGTTTCCTATGTCCACATTCAAAATGTTATtgcaatgcattaaaaaaatgcttagAAACCATTTTTCTCTATAGTATTATTGCCTATAATACTACTCTGTTGGCTGCTGCTCACCTTCTGATTGATGGACAGGAAGTTGACGTAGGACTCCTCCATGGGGAGCAGGAAGACGAGGGCACTTCCCTGGTTACCGATGCGCGCCGTGCGTCCGCACCGATGCACGAAAGCGCTGCGGGAAGAAAGAGGCGTCTCCCATCAGCTCTCGCTTACAGTCTCAGCACCTTCAGAGTGCGCCACACGCACCTCATCACATCCAGGAGCACGAGGTTTTATTAACCCGCAGGCCCTCCGTCCTTAAcccatttcagccaatcaaaacattgTGCCATTCGCAGGAAAACACAATGATTGGCTGAAATATCTGAATTGAAGAGAACTGAGAGTTCTGCCCATCTTTGATTCAAGAAGCCCCATTCTTCCATTACCTTATGCTCAAattgggggggggcacatagATGTAGGTGGGATTGGGTGGAATTCAGCGTGGGCTGTACCTGGCACTGctcggtgggggtgggggggggggggggcgtgtaggtgtgtaggtGGAATTGGGCGCAGGCCGTACCTGGCACTGCTcatgggggtggtggtggtggggggggggggcgtgtaggtgtgtaggtGGAATTGGGCACAGGCCGTACCTGGCACTGCTCGGTGGATCGTACTGCAGGACCCAGTTCACCTCCGGGATGTCGATGCCACGCGCCATGACGTCAGTGCACACCAAAACCCCGCTGCAGCGCAGAGCAGAACGCGAGTCAGCAGAGACATAACACAGAATCAGCACCCCTGTTAAGTCTCTTCAAGAAGCATTCCTCTGTACGGTATCATTTACTCTACGCTGCTACTCTTAGTTGATTGTCACAATATAGAAAGATCTGGAAACTTTCTGAATAATAGAGACGAGAACAACAAGACTAGTTCCAGCACTGAAAGATGCTTATGAACAGAGATTTTGTTTGGTCTatcctttttctcttttagtGAGAGAATGGAAGGTGTGGTGGAACGTGAACCAGACCTTTACCATTTAAGAAGTTATGATGGATGGCGAAGGTAAGTGCCATCAACTTCAGGAAGGACTTCTCAGAAATTTCCATAACATTCCCAGATCTAAGAGCTGGAGACACTGGGTCCCCCCAGATTCATATGTTTTGGGGCCCACGGCATTCCCGCCAGTGACTGGACTGCCCTGCAGTGCCGGCGTACATTAGACTGCTCACCTCTTCAGCTCCCGAAACTCGGAGAAGATTTTGTTGCGCTTGTCTTTCATCTTGCCGTGGATGCAGAGGATTGTGACGTTCTTCACCAGGGCCTTCAGAGCCATGCCGTAGTACTCCACACAGGCGCacgtgctggggggggggggacacaggaAACACTCGGTAAGgaccctggccccgccctgctccTCTAAAACCCCACCCCTCTGCTCCCTCAGAGCTCAGCACCAACCAGCCAAAACTGGCTTcctttttgaagctcacttcctggtctcgTTGAaagacgttgctcactagcgccagtgtggttggctccagtataggtgatTCAGCCACCCGTTTCGTTTTAAGTTGGTACCAATATGGTAAAAATACAAAGTCAgtaattttttccccaacaaGAATATGTAGTCGCAAtagggtttttttctttgtataatGTCACTATAACTCAAATCAGAACAGGGGGAAACATTTGAcagtatttgaatattttttggacGAATGAAGAGATGGTTTGCTTCAGGCACTTAGTGGATGATACGGACTCAGCCCGGACTTCATGATCttaaaaagcccccccccccccttttccctactgcgcagtctctggctctAAACCTgttctctggctccaatttacAAAATGGTGGGACTTCCACAGttccaaaacacttttcaccaccccatggagagtcaatgggtgacatcacagtcacttagtccatattttttctacagCCTATGCTCAGCACACCTGATCTGCCCCACCTATATCAATGGTCACCATGGAAACGTGTACCTACCTGAAAAAGACCAGCTGCTTCTCGTGCTTGTGCTGCCGGAGAAAGGCCACCAAGGTGTTGAACTTCTCCTCCGTACGGCAAATCTGCGGAgagacagcgggggggggggggggggacagttcACAAGATTCAGACACAATTTGTCCTTACAGATGTTTTGGAAAAGGATGATGACTTTATTTTAGGGGACAGTTTCAGTTCTAAACACATTATTTGCTTCTATCATGCATAGAGCTGGATGAATGTTCATCTTGCTAAAGCAGCAAGCTACAACCGACCCAGCATTCTCTTTACACTGTGTCCTGAGGGCCTAAATTATTAGTGTCGGGTGACTGACAGAGGTTGTCAGGTGATCTGATGGACAGCATCAGGTGATTTACGGACAGCGTTGGGTGATTTACGGACAGCGTCGGGCGACTGACGGACAGTGTCGGGTGATTGACAGACTGTGTCGGGGCCTCACCGTGTAGTAGTTGCTGAGCCTAGCGGGGGTCTTCTGCACGCTGCTGGCCGCCGCCCCCTTCTCCTTGACGGTGATGCGGACGGGGTTGCGTAGCCCCGCCCTCAccagcttctccagctcctgcgtCTGCGTGGCGGAGAACAGCCCCGTGCGCCTCTGCTTGGGCAGGAAGCCCAGGATGGCGTTCAGACTGAACGCGCGCGGACGGACGTGCACACGCACGAGACACGCACGCAAAGAAACACATGCACGccacgcatgcccacacacacatacacacatacacacacatacaacggAACAGTAAGGGCATGGCACTGTTGGCGTTTGAAAGGCATACGCTCTGTGACTAAATGGACTGCAGGAACAGTGTGTTGCCTACATGCGCACTGCTACACATAACCTGCAGTCACCTTCTCCAACACAGTCTACTTGTTGTAAAATAAGTACGTACTACTGACAATGTTACAGCTTCTCTCTGATAATGTGTACATCTATGTGCACAAAAATCTGTAGACACCAGTAAAAAGGTCCAATTCATTAATGTTTGCGGGGCCTCTAACCTGCAGGTACATTAGCGCACTTCTGTTACCAGTGAACCCAagacacccccgccccccccccagccgttACAGTCCCTGGTGCACCTTGCTTCAAAGCCCATGTCCAGCAGCCGGTCGGCCTCATCTAGAACCAGGACATCCAGGGTCTTCACAGAGCTGGCCAGGTCCAGCCCGTCCGCCTTCCTCCGGAACATGTCCTCCAGCCGACCCGGAGTGGCGATCACTATGTTGGCCCTGTCACAGGTACAGGTGACGGTCAGCGCCAGATCACAGTCAGAGGGGGTGTCTCATCCAGGTAATCAACAATGTTTTTAACAAGCACTTTACTCcacattttctttcctccccAAAATTCAGGATGCCCAGGTGTGAATCCAGGCCTGTTCCATGGCTGTAGCGTGCTCTGTTATACTCGGAAGGGTGCACAGTTAAGACTGGACAATTCTGAAGTGCGAGAAGCCAGCTATCAAGACGTTTCACTTTTTAATCCACCGGCTGAGCTGTGCAGGTCTATGCTGAAGGACTAAAGGCAGATTGCAGATGCCCAACTGGCCAAGAGGAGGCGCTATTTAGTATGGAGATGGGCAAAGCTCTGCTGGCTAAAACCTGGGCACACAGAAGGCCAGTTATGTGACATCTCCGGGGAATTCAGACCACAACCTGGTGCTGGCATGGGCACTATTCCATACAAACCATCACCAAAGTCTTCGCAACACCgagaaaaaataacactgctGCATACACTActccattacatttacattacaggcatataTACTTAAGCAGGTGCCTTAAGATTAgctgccttgctcaagggtacaacggcagtgtcatATGCAGGAATCGAACcaatgacctttaggttacaagcccagttccttacccattatccAACAGTACGAGGGTGCAGTCATGACATtgtatgatttcattttctATAACGAACAACCGCActgaaaatataacataaaacaGCGCACACCAAGTTCAAGTTCCTACTGGCTTGAACAGGTCTGAAAGGTAAAACCCAAAATACTTGCCCAAGGGTCTTGAACTTCTCCACATCTGCTATAGGGTTGCTGCCTCCAATCAGAAGTATTTGTCTGGAAAGGATAAAAGTCTATGGTGAGTGGGCGTGCATTTCAGCCTACCTGTGGATACTTAATTGGGCTTCACGCACCTGAACTGAGGGAAGCTCTGGATAAAGCGACCCATCACCTCGCTGATCTGTAGGGCCAGTTCACGCGTCGGAGTGACGATCAGCGCTCCGACCTGCAGAGATGCCATCATGACCTCGTACGTTCAATTGCCAGGTAAAAACTAAATCACGAGTCACGGCGACTAAATACTTCTGAATACCGTCACCACTTGCCATTTCTCAAACCATAActaaaaaaacaggcatttccGTACTCCAAGACAAGTAGCTAACATGATACCATTTGTACCTGCATTTTCTTCAGCTTGTCCTCCCGTTTCAACAGAATCTCTAGTATAGGGATTACAAATGCCAGCGTCTTCCCGCTGCCAGTCACCTGAGCAAGATAACGTTAACATAACATTCAAGGTTCTGTACCGTCCacgataaaaataaaacataccaCTGTACACTTCTAGCTACTAACAAGTATCCTAACTTACCGCTTCGGCAGCAACGTCTTTATTGCTCATGAACAGTGGAATGCAGGCAGACTGAAAATAAGAgaacatattttacaaaacagtATCATAGCACATTAATCTGGGTTGAGCAGAGACTACTCGCATGCTACTGCAGAAAACTAGCTTGCTAACTTGTAAACAATACCTGAACGGGCGTCATGTGCGTAAATCCCAATTCGTCGAGTGTCTTCAAAATATCGTCATTAAGTTTAACGGGTAAACTTTCCCACTTTCCTTCAGTTACATTCTCCATTTtaagaaacttttattttcacaagAACATGAGGAATTAAAACACGTTGTTCCCACTTCCTTCCCATCTACGTATACTGTCCGGGTGGAAACGCATGGTAACATAGTTATTGGCCTACTGTGCGCAAATTAAGTGGTATATGGCTCTCCACGTGTCTCAAAGCTGCTAAACCGATATAGTGTGCCGACGTGAATCTTACAGCTCATAGCAGTTGTAAAGTACAAGAGCGGCTGTCTTTAAATCAATAAGTCACTTGTATTACATGCgtttatgaaataaaacatggaaGTGAAAATATCATTCTTGAAGTTTCTCTCGGGATACCCAATATGCAATCTTCAAATTGCCTTCTCTTTTGTTTAAGGTTCAGGTTTAAGCATAAGCCTGTTCATTTTGCCCAATATTTTTGAAGTTCGTGTTTCCTCATTACACATCTCAACAATCTACTCTCCATTTTTCACTCCCATTAGTTCaggtgcaaaaataaattcagcGATTGCGAGATTCCACATGTAAGGCGCGAAATATCTGAAACTCGAATTTCCAAATTCAGTAGAGGTACGACGAATTTACGACGAAAGAGTATCACATCACTAGAGCGGAGGTGATAACTATGTGTATTTCTAATTAGCAGACAGCTGAGGTATGAAGGAAATAGACcaattgttttataaatgaatatatgcCAGTGCTTCAATCTACGCAGATTAAATTAAGTATATCCTTATAAACGTTTAATTGTGGATCAGAGTTCATTGAATCTATTCCAGACAATTATCAATAACAGTGAGGTCTTGTTGGGGTAGTTTGATGGTGTAACGTTCGGAATAttcaagtcatttaaaaaatcgtTAATGGAAATTTTGTTtcttaaaaactatttttacaaGATTACAAATCTGATCATAAGGTTGGATAGTTAAACCCAACTCGACCTGGCATGtaactctcacacactcactcacgtttagcaggctgaagattctccacaagTGGGAGCTATTAGCACTAAAGTAGCTGAATGGTGCTTTGTATGGtcctacttctttttttttaacacaatgcGTGCCAAATTACGCTGAGATGGTTACATGCGTATGTCCAATGAATACAGCataatttatgaaataattacaatttttaaaaagcagcagcagaaatgcaccagaatactttaaaaaatgttaaaactaaAGCAATTTGTTCATTGTGTAATCCAATTTCAGATTTACAAAAGTAAACCACTTCAACACATTTTAAGaatgttgtttattatttactaaACCTGGGTCATTTGACAAACATCTGCCTTAATAATTGTACATCTTTACAGTTGCTTCCAAGCCGTCCTGTGTTGCACAGAATTTCTGAGATGGCACACGTCAGGTCGTCCCAGCCCGTTTCTGGACTCTGGTGGCCTCAAATTCCCAAAAgtaacaaacattttgtttgataaGGAATACTCATGACCaggaaattaaatatacaaaaacagtGTTGCCAACAAATAATGTTTCCGCACCCCAACcctctcaattcaattaaacaaGAAAAGTACAAGCAACTATCTTACAACAAACACAACACTGTCTTGATCCACAGCCACACGCTTAATTTACACCAGGgatggccaaccctggtcctggggagtcGCAGggtcttctggtttttgttttcaccttaaatacaacaaccacttagaccaaagaaaccaggtgaggagagttaactgtgtaatcacctgctttaattgatcaattaagtgcagagtaaaaaaaaaaaaaaaatttttaaacccccagcagaccctgcggctctccaggatcTGGGTCGGCCATCCCTGATTTAGGCCATCATTAATACAAGGGAAGAAGAAAGCCTTTCCCACCCCGAATGTACAGAAACATTCCCAAATTCTTATGTTCCTTGgatgtgggggaggagggggggaggacaTGTAATTCCCAGGACATTCCCGGAACATTTGGGCGCCTTGCCAATGGTCACTGGTCACAAACATGGCAAATCAATAAGGTGTTTATGTGCAACCGATCAAGTGTCGTTATTCTGCTATTTTCTTTTCGAGactgaaatgtagttttttttgttcgttttggtctttttttaaaccagtgaTGAAATATACTCCATACATTGAGAAGAtggcattttaatttcaaatcattttaaCCCCAAAATTTGCAGGCATTCTGACCTTGTTACATGTAATTTGCAACagaaaatgcccccccccttccatcccATCCCAGTTAGAAGCCTCTTCAGTGTGACTGGCAAATTGACGTCTGTTGATTACAAGCAGGGACAAAGTTCATTTTGTTGTTTCAAGTTTGTTGTCACAGTTGTCCCAACTggattaaataaacacaaacctcCCAAAGatttaaaaccaaataaattaCAAGTATCTGCAAGCTTGACAACCCAAAAGCTAAAATAACCTTGGCCTCAAATTCTAAgatgtttttcttgtttaaagGCAAgggttacaaaaacaaaatgtacaatggTAACAGCTACGCCAATAAttagacaaaaaacaaacaggaaaacaaaatggaaggtGGATACAGTGGAAGAGTAATATGGACCGTGGTTCCAAAGGAAGTCGGAT is a window from the Anguilla anguilla isolate fAngAng1 chromosome 14, fAngAng1.pri, whole genome shotgun sequence genome containing:
- the ddx55 gene encoding ATP-dependent RNA helicase DDX55, producing the protein MENVTEGKWESLPVKLNDDILKTLDELGFTHMTPVQSACIPLFMSNKDVAAEAVTGSGKTLAFVIPILEILLKREDKLKKMQVGALIVTPTRELALQISEVMGRFIQSFPQFRQILLIGGSNPIADVEKFKTLGANIVIATPGRLEDMFRRKADGLDLASSVKTLDVLVLDEADRLLDMGFEASLNAILGFLPKQRRTGLFSATQTQELEKLVRAGLRNPVRITVKEKGAAASSVQKTPARLSNYYTICRTEEKFNTLVAFLRQHKHEKQLVFFSTCACVEYYGMALKALVKNVTILCIHGKMKDKRNKIFSEFRELKSGVLVCTDVMARGIDIPEVNWVLQYDPPSSASAFVHRCGRTARIGNQGSALVFLLPMEESYVNFLSINQKCPLQRMPPVKDVVDVLSKVKALSLRDRAVFEKGMRAFVSYVQGYAKHECSLIFRVKDLDFAALARGFALLRMPKMPELRGKTFPDFAQEAVDTDSIRFKDKNREKQRQKALLALREREASAPGKRSFAKNKAWSKQSSKRDRRKKMAAKRKLDEGSDVDEEDMRELLSDTRLLKKLKKGKISEEDFETQVTAGRRSRDRATGPARGDDSGTEDEMRGCPPP